The nucleotide sequence GCAGTCATATCCAGATCCCCATTGAATTACCGGGTGGCCTTTCAATTCATCGCAGTATCGAAGGAGTGCTTGACACAAATGTTTGGCTAATCAGACAACCTTCTGGGGTTGCGGTGTTGATTGATCCGGCTGACAACGCACCAGGTATTCAGTCGCTCATCGGTGATGATGATGTCGCATTGGTTGTAGTGACTCATCAACATGCCGACCATATTGAAGCGCTACGGGAGATTGCAAAGACTACAGAGGCCGATGTGGTGGCGGGAACTCCCGACTGTACGGCCATTGAGTTCCATACCAGTGTGCGTCCTGATCCCGTTTGGCATGGTGACCGTATAGAGGTTGATGACATTGTGCTGGATGTGATTGGACTCGTTGGGCATACGCCAGGAGGGATAGCCCTTGCCCTCATCACAGATGGGGCGCCAGTCCATATTTTTCCTGGAGATAGTTTGTTCCCTGGTGGTCCAGGCAAGACGCTTAACCCTGAGGATTTCCAGAGCTTGATGACCGACCTAGAGGAAAAGATTTTTGATCAATACGGTGACGACACGGTGATTCTTCCTGGCCATGGTGAAGGCACAACACTGGGGAAGGAACGTAGCCACATTGATGAGTGGTGGGCGCGTGGCTGGTAATCCTCCACACGGGGGCGTCTAGGTAAGGCGCGTCAAGTGGAGACGTGCCTACCTCTACGGGGATAGATGCGTGGTATCGATGCCGCCACGCTGGGGATAGGCTAAGGGTCTAGTCATACACGATGGCGGTGACGCTGCCATTTCTAATATCAATCCGTACAAATTCACCGGCTGGATCATCAGTGATGGAGCTATCGACCGGAATCGAACGAATAGTACTGCTCCTATTGGTGATGGTGCCGTCTTCATATAGGCACACAAGGTCAAAATCCAACGCGCCTTGCCCTGGGTTCCAGACATAGCCGTACCAGGAACCATCACGGAGTCGGGGTGTCCCTGGCGTACATCCGTTGCCAAGGGGCTTACCTCGATCCCCGACATCGGAGCTAGCTGAAGGTTGGGCAGATGGGTCAATGCTCACCGACGAACTCGGTGTAGGAATAGCGCTTGGTGTGGGGGTCGGGGTTGGTGTGGGGGTGGGGGTTGCTGTAGGAGATGCTGTACGCGCCGCCTCCGCTGACGCACGTGCCCTGGCCTGCCGAAGTTCTTCTTCGCGTTGGGCGGCTTCGGCTCGTGCGCGCTGGGCTTCTTCTTGGGCTTTCTGGGCTTCTGAACGCGCAGCATTTCGCTCTGACTGTGCAGCCTCTAGCGCCTGTTGCTGAGTAGTTTTCGTAGCTTTATTCGTTTGAAAGAAGATATACCCACCGCCAATCAGAATGATCGCAATGAGCACACCGCTCAAGACAATCAGCCACCCATTAGCCGTAGTCGTGTATGTCGGTGATGATGGGATGTAGTCATTGCTATGAAATCCACCGTCATCTTCAGTATGTGACCCCATAAACCCGTCACCAAATGCCTGGTAACGATCATCGGGGTTGGCATGAATATCTCCGGCTGCGGCTTGTGGGTAAGGATCACCAGGTTGGAAATCTGTTTGATACGGCGGAGGCGTGGGATCAACAACCGTTGGCTCATCGGCTGGATTCGGGTGTGGTGTTGGCGGCGTGGTGTCTTGAAATGTCGGAAACGCCTCATTTGATTGGTCATGCTCTCCTTCTCGACGCTCACGTGATGCCGACTGCGCAGTCGGTTCGTCGGGGAAAGAAGAGGATTCATGCATTACGACACCTGTCAACGGGCAACATACCTAGGCTAGAATTACACGCATTACGGTACCTTGGCGACGGGGTTTAGTTACGATGTGTACGCTGCGTATGCAACGCAATACCTTGCGGCCAACCTGCGGGTGATGGTTATCACGGTGTTCGGTTGTTAGGGGCCTTCAAGCCACAAGTTCGTAATGACACCATCAGAGACGACAATGCCTACAAAGGAGCCCTCGGGGTACTGAAAGCCATTGGCGTTCAGTACACGTAGTTTGCTGTTGTCATTGCGGATACGACCATCGGCGTACAAACACACAAGGTCAAACCTCATCGTGTCGTTGCCTTCGTCAGACGCAAATCCAAACCAGGTGCCATTGGGCAGATGATCCGTTTGGGGTGTACAACCACTCCCTAACAGCCCGGATGAACGCTGGGGTGGCCGTGCCTGTGGTGGTTTCCAATGTGAACCATTGGGTTGGGCTGGGGCCGCAGGTTCAACTGGTGTTGGTGTCACCGGCGGTATCGGTTGTGTGGCTGGCTGGGATGCCTGGGCCAACTGCTGTTCAAGAGCTTCTTCGCGTTGTTTCGCAGCTTCGGCAGCTGCTTGTTTTTCCGACTCTAACGCTATGTTTTCAGACTCAATACGAGCTTTTTCTCGTTCAGCTTCTTCTAACTTCGCTTGTTGTTCTGCTTTCACTGCTTGGTCGTTGAGGTAAAACCAATAACCACCACCGGCTATGACGATAAGCAACAAGCTACTGACAAGCCCTATCAGGATTTTTGATACCCCTTCACGAGCCGTCTCCGAACGTGGTTCTGGGTTCCCTATACGGGGTTCATGACCGACACCCATTTGGGTATAACCACCTGGTGTGAAAGGCGGGGTTGTTTCTTCTTGTTGAGGTTGTGGAGATGGCTCCCATGCCCAAGCGGTTGGATCATCAGTGGCCAGATGTTCTTCATCATAGGAAGGTAGTTCTGTTAGTGGCTCCTGTTGGTCACTCCGACGCTGGTGATCATCCGTACGTGGAGGTTGCGGTGTCGTTTCTGCTTGATGGCCAAAGGGGTCGAAGGCTGTGGGGTCATATCCAGGTGGTAGTGACGGTCCATTGGTACGGTGCGGTGGCTGGGGCGTGCTCATGCTTCTATTCCTCGTGTGATGCGGATACATCGTCTAGATGGGTGGCATCAGGCTTAACACTGGAAACCGAGTCTGATCGCCCAATATCGGTGTTTGGGTGAGCCGGGACAGTGGGTTCGTATCGACGAGGAATTGAACCATAACCGATACCAGACAGTGGTGGGGGAACCGGAATACTTTGGTTCGGACCTGGAATAAACAACCAAGGATCATGCATGAGCATTCGTTCATTGCGATGTGAGTAGGGACCCTCATACCGAGTACCTGAACCAAAGGCGATGATGTAGGTCATGATAAGCGTAACCAGGCTGAGGATAGGAAGGACACCGGAATTAAAAAATATGCCGATAAGGTCAGGTACTTCTTGCCTTAGCCCGCCAGTCACCATCTTGAATGGCAAGGTGACAATACTTGATCCTCCTGAGGCTCCCACTGCGCTGCCGGCCAATATGGCGTAGATCAGTGAAAACCGTTTTCCTTGGCTATAGACGAGCGCTAAATCATAGGCCATCCACATGACGAGAAGGGAAGGTAATAGCCAGGTTGCGCCGCCAATGACTGGAATAAAGTTGAGTATGGATAATCCGATCGACAGCCCGAGTACTAGCCACGGATTTCGACCCGTAATTTTTGCTTGGACATAGGTATTAACAAACGGAATCCAACCTTGCCATGCCGGATATCCAGCCCGTTGGAACAGCTTTCCCTTGGGGATACAACTGATGACATAGACGATGACGGCAATAACCGCAAAAACAACAAGTAGCCCGGCCAGTATGGAAACGATCTGATTAAAGAGGCTGTCTACGGTGTTTTGAAGTTCTGACCCCGAGTCCATTCTAGGTTCTCCTCATCCTTCTAACGAATAGCCGTAGGCATCATATGCAATCCCTGAGAAAAGAAGAAACAGCCTGTTCACATTGTGATAGGAGTGCCCGGGTGTTCATCGATAGGGGGCATAGGAACGTTCAGCCATCGCCCAGCTCACGATAGGCTCCAGGTATGGAAATGCTTGTAACCGTTGAATGGTTGACCGAACACCTTGACGAGGTGACGTGTATTGATGTTCGTTGCGGTGTATCCATGCCAGAAACCCGTACCCATGGCATACCCGGTGCGCGAACCTTAAATATCGACGAAG is from Stomatohabitans albus and encodes:
- a CDS encoding MBL fold metallo-hydrolase, with the translated sequence MSSHIQIPIELPGGLSIHRSIEGVLDTNVWLIRQPSGVAVLIDPADNAPGIQSLIGDDDVALVVVTHQHADHIEALREIAKTTEADVVAGTPDCTAIEFHTSVRPDPVWHGDRIEVDDIVLDVIGLVGHTPGGIALALITDGAPVHIFPGDSLFPGGPGKTLNPEDFQSLMTDLEEKIFDQYGDDTVILPGHGEGTTLGKERSHIDEWWARGW
- a CDS encoding DUF5684 domain-containing protein is translated as MDSGSELQNTVDSLFNQIVSILAGLLVVFAVIAVIVYVISCIPKGKLFQRAGYPAWQGWIPFVNTYVQAKITGRNPWLVLGLSIGLSILNFIPVIGGATWLLPSLLVMWMAYDLALVYSQGKRFSLIYAILAGSAVGASGGSSIVTLPFKMVTGGLRQEVPDLIGIFFNSGVLPILSLVTLIMTYIIAFGSGTRYEGPYSHRNERMLMHDPWLFIPGPNQSIPVPPPLSGIGYGSIPRRYEPTVPAHPNTDIGRSDSVSSVKPDATHLDDVSASHEE